GATATTTAGGAATAGGATTTGATCAACTATTATTACTAGAATTATCATTAAATAAATGTAGTGATTTTCATTATAGAATTTTTAATTCTAATGGTAATGAAGTAGAACAATGTGGTAATGGTGCACGTTGTCTTGCTTTATATTTAAAAACAAAAAAATTAACTATTAAAAATGAAATATGTGTAAGTACAAAGAATCGTTTAATATATATAAAAATATTAAATGATAATATTTTTTCTGTAAATATGGGTGTACCTTTATTTAACCCAAAAGATATTCCATTTATAACTAATAATATTAAAAATACTTACAGAATTTTTTTTCAAAAAAAATATATTTATTTTAATGTTGTTTCATTAGGAAATCCACATTGTGTTATTCAAGTACAAGACTTATTAAATACTCCAGTATCATTGATAGGTTCTTTTTTTGAAAAAAATAAATTATTCCCTCAAAAAATTAATGTAGGTTTTATGCAATATTTAAATAGGAATAATATTAAATTAAGAGTATTTGAACGAGGAGTAGGAGAAACTAATGCCTGTGGATCAGGAGCTTGTGCAGCTGCAGCAATAGGGATAAAAAAAAATTTTTTATCTAAAAAAGTATATGTGCATCTTACAGGAGGTATCATCATTATATCTTGGAAAGGTAGTAATAATAATTTATTTATGAAAGGTAATGCTAATTATGTTTATGATGGTGAAATAATATTATAATAAATTCTATTTTAAAAATGGCATTTCAGTAAATGAAAAATCTTGATTTATTAAAAAATTTAAATAGTAAACAAAAAGAAGTTGTATCTGAAATAAGAAAAAATTTATTAATATTAGCTGGTGCCGGTAGTGGGAAAACACTCGTATTAATTCGTAGAATAGCATGGTTAATTTATAAAGAAAATTGTTCTCCTAAATCTATTTTAGCTGTTACTTTTACAAATAAAGCAGCACTAGAATTAAAAACTAGAATTATATCATTAATTAAAAATTATCAGAATGATATTTGGATAGGTACATTCCATAGTTTTGCTTATTATATATTAAGAATTCATTATTTAGAAGCAGGATTAACAAAAAATTTTCAAATTATAGATAATTCTGATCAGAAAATTTTAATTAAAAGAATCTTAAAAAGATTATCTTTACAAAATAAAAATTATTCAATAAATAATATTTTAAAACATATAAACAATTTTAAAAATAATTTTTTTGATAAAAAAGAAAATTATTTTTATGAAAATAATTTATACAATATAGATTTATCTAAAATTTATGATGAATATCAAAATTATTGTAAAATTACAGAAGTAATTGATTTTAATGAATTAATATTATGTTTATATAAATTATTTTTACATAAACCTAATATATTACAAATATATCAAAAAAGATTTCAAAATATTTTAATAGATGAATTTCAAGATACAAATGATCTACAATATAGATTTATATCTTTACTATATAATAAATTTTATAATACTAAAATTGTACTTGTAGGTGATGATGATCAGTCAATCTATGGATGGAGAGGTGCGCAAGTTAAAAACATGCATCGTTTTTTAAAAGATTTTGATAAAGTGAAAACTATTTTACTAGAACAAAATTATCGTTCTACTTCAAATATTTTGGAAGCTGCAAATAAATTAATTTCTCATAATAATATTCGATTAAAAAAAAAATTATGGACTCATAAAAATAATGGAAGACTTATTTATATATATTCTGCATTAAATGAATTTGATGAAGCAAGGTATATTGCAAAATATATATATCATAATTTTATCAAAAAAAATATAAAATTAAATAATTG
The Enterobacteriaceae endosymbiont of Donacia thalassina genome window above contains:
- the dapF gene encoding diaminopimelate epimerase, with the protein product MKFTKMHALGNDFVIINNIKKKFSLKKEIIKKLSNRYLGIGFDQLLLLELSLNKCSDFHYRIFNSNGNEVEQCGNGARCLALYLKTKKLTIKNEICVSTKNRLIYIKILNDNIFSVNMGVPLFNPKDIPFITNNIKNTYRIFFQKKYIYFNVVSLGNPHCVIQVQDLLNTPVSLIGSFFEKNKLFPQKINVGFMQYLNRNNIKLRVFERGVGETNACGSGACAAAAIGIKKNFLSKKVYVHLTGGIIIISWKGSNNNLFMKGNANYVYDGEIIL